A region of Mesorhizobium sp. AR02 DNA encodes the following proteins:
- a CDS encoding heme-copper oxidase subunit III family protein: MAETLTHIGQTEPRPTGWRGIAADWSSDQRAFKNVSWGKAMMWIFLLSDTFIFGCFLLSYMTARMSTRVPWPNPSEVFALRIGGSDIPLILIAIMTFVLISSSGTMAMAVNFGYRHNRRKTAILMLLTAALGATFVGMQAFEWTKLITEGVRPWGNPWGAAQFGSCFFMITGFHGTHVTIGVIFLIIVARKVWRGDYDTGRPGFFTSRTGRYENVEIMGLYWHFVDLVWVFIFAFFYLW, encoded by the coding sequence ATGGCAGAGACACTGACACATATCGGCCAGACGGAGCCACGGCCCACAGGCTGGCGAGGCATTGCCGCCGATTGGTCCTCGGATCAGCGTGCGTTCAAGAACGTGTCCTGGGGCAAGGCCATGATGTGGATATTCCTGCTCAGCGACACCTTCATCTTCGGCTGCTTCCTGCTCTCCTACATGACCGCGCGCATGTCGACACGCGTGCCGTGGCCCAATCCGAGCGAGGTCTTTGCGCTTCGTATCGGCGGCTCGGATATCCCGCTGATCCTTATTGCCATCATGACCTTCGTGCTGATCTCCAGCAGCGGAACAATGGCCATGGCGGTCAACTTCGGCTATCGCCACAACCGCCGCAAGACGGCTATCCTCATGCTTCTGACTGCGGCACTCGGCGCGACCTTTGTCGGCATGCAAGCCTTCGAATGGACCAAGCTGATCACTGAAGGGGTGCGGCCCTGGGGCAATCCCTGGGGCGCCGCACAATTCGGTTCGTGCTTCTTCATGATCACCGGTTTCCACGGCACGCATGTGACGATCGGTGTGATCTTCTTGATCATCGTGGCGCGCAAGGTCTGGCGCGGAGATTATGACACCGGGCGGCCCGGCTTCTTCACCAGCCGCACCGGCCGCTACGAGAACGTCGAGATCATGGGGCTGTACTGGCACTTCGTCGATCT